One Carassius carassius chromosome 28, fCarCar2.1, whole genome shotgun sequence genomic window carries:
- the LOC132108528 gene encoding P2Y purinoceptor 14-like: MDYINTTQMEPKNSTNVSSVFTHQVLPVLYTIICACAFILNGLAAWIFFRVPTSSALVVYLKNMVVADVLMLFTYPWRVVGDLGYGGLQLKLIVCRYTAVLFYLSMYTGITFMSLISLERYFKIVRNTFGMSSFLQRVSVAKALAVLTWGIMMFFMLPNAILTNQPMPKVFSCMALKSDLGRRWHEISAHFNIGVFWVAFLLMVFCYTSIACHVYRSYKRVQQDSSMARRRSNRSIFSLLAVFVFCFVPYHVCRVPYTISQGHKDDFSAYNRFILFQVKEVMLFLSALNVCLDPVIYFFMCRTFRESLLQKMSSVNRKNRRPSRRHWAQYQQSVMIEQQSKTSITHLQDGKDI; the protein is encoded by the coding sequence ATGGACTACATCAACACTACACAGATGGAACCAAAAAACAGCACGAATGTCAGCAGCGTGTTCACACATCAGGTTCTGCCTGTGCTCTACACCATCATCTGCGCTTGTGCCTTCATTCTCAACGGACTCGCCGCTTGGATCTTCTTCAGGGTTCCCACCTCATCAGCCTTAGTAGTTTACCTAAAAAACATGGTGGTGGCAGATGTTCTGATGTTGTTTACCTACCCGTGGCGTGTAGTGGGGGACCTCGGTTATGGCGGTTTGCAGTTGAAGCTGATAGTTTGCCGCTACACAGCTGTGCTTTTCTACCTCAGCATGTACACAGGAATAACCTTCATGAGCCTCATCAGCTTGGAACGCTACTTTAAAATCGTACGCAACACCTTTGGTATGTCTTCCTTTCTGCAGCGTGTTTCAGTAGCGAAGGCTCTTGCGGTGCTAACTTGGGGCATCATGATGTTCTTCATGCTGCCGAATGCCATATTAACCAACCAGCCCATGCCTAAGGTTTTCTCCTGCATGGCCCTAAAGAGTGACCTGGGTCGGCGCTGGCACGAAATTTCAGCCCACTTCAACATTGGAGTCTTCTGGGTGGCATTCCTGTTGATGGTGTTTTGCTACACCTCCATTGCTTGTCATGTTTACCGCTCTTACAAACGGGTGCAGCAGGACAGCAGCATGGCGAGACGGCGATCAAATCGAAGCATCTTTAGCTTGCTGGCTGTTTTTGTCTTCTGCTTTGTTCCGTACCACGTCTGTCGTGTGCCCTACACAATTAGCCAAGGCCACAAGGATGACTTTAGTGCCTACAACCGCTTCATTCTCTTCCAGGTCAAAGAAGTTATGCTCTTCCTGTCCGCTCTTAATGTGTGTCTGGATCCTGTCATCTACTTTTTCATGTGCAGGACATTCAGAGAGTCGCTTTTGCAGAAGATGTCATCTGTAAACCGCAAAAACAGGAGGCCTTCAAGAAGGCATTGGGCTCAGTATCAGCAATCTGTTATGATTGAGCAACAAAGCAAAACGAGCATTACCCATTTGCAAGATGGAAAAGATATTTAG